The following are encoded together in the Pseudomonas sp. IB20 genome:
- a CDS encoding alginate O-acetyltransferase, whose product MTRSFRVLYIALFLLVLLALGAWSMRSFFGFSTNADATVLNGRWTKAVETHYDDQFPIKRIGTNLWAALDYKLFNEGRPGVVLGRDHWLYSDQEFNPAVNEDQNLEGNYALVEGVRQKLKAQGIQLVMAIVPAKVRLYPEHLGEVKPASIHANLYQDFHARVAADKIIAPDLLGPLQQAKLGGQQVFLRTDTHWTPDGAEIAAKQLAKVISEKTPLSGEPQRFVTEAEKTEPHKGDLRLFLPLDPLFENLMPPKEPLQKRLTHLAENKGDDALFSNSETPVALVGTSYSANPNWNFVGALKQALHSDVINYSEDGHGPILPMLSYLKSDDFKNSPPQVLIWEFPERYLPVNNEIGDADPQWVAQLKKAGSRQQNMALNTPAKHQKSETPDRAQN is encoded by the coding sequence ATGACCCGTTCATTCCGCGTCCTCTATATCGCGCTGTTCCTACTGGTGCTGCTGGCCCTGGGCGCCTGGTCGATGCGCAGCTTCTTCGGCTTCAGCACCAATGCCGACGCGACGGTGCTCAACGGCCGCTGGACCAAGGCCGTCGAGACCCACTACGACGACCAGTTCCCGATCAAGCGCATCGGCACCAACCTGTGGGCGGCGCTGGACTACAAGCTGTTCAACGAAGGCCGCCCTGGCGTGGTGCTGGGCCGCGATCACTGGCTGTACAGCGACCAGGAGTTCAACCCCGCCGTCAATGAAGACCAGAACCTTGAGGGCAACTACGCGCTGGTCGAAGGCGTACGCCAGAAACTCAAGGCCCAGGGCATTCAATTGGTGATGGCGATTGTGCCGGCCAAGGTGCGCTTGTACCCAGAACACTTGGGCGAAGTGAAACCAGCGAGCATCCACGCCAACCTGTACCAGGACTTCCATGCCCGTGTCGCCGCCGACAAGATCATCGCCCCTGACCTGCTTGGGCCCCTGCAACAGGCCAAGCTGGGCGGCCAGCAAGTGTTCCTGCGTACCGACACCCACTGGACGCCGGACGGCGCCGAAATCGCTGCCAAGCAATTGGCCAAGGTGATTAGCGAAAAGACCCCGCTCAGTGGCGAGCCACAGCGCTTTGTCACCGAAGCTGAAAAGACCGAACCGCACAAAGGCGACCTGCGTCTGTTCCTGCCGCTGGACCCGCTGTTTGAAAACCTGATGCCGCCCAAAGAACCGCTGCAAAAACGCTTGACGCATTTGGCTGAAAACAAAGGCGACGACGCGCTGTTCAGCAACAGCGAAACCCCGGTGGCACTGGTCGGCACCAGCTACAGCGCCAACCCTAACTGGAACTTCGTCGGCGCGCTCAAGCAAGCCTTGCACAGCGATGTCATCAACTACTCCGAAGACGGCCACGGCCCGATTCTGCCGATGCTCAGCTACCTGAAAAGCGACGACTTCAAGAACAGCCCGCCACAGGTGCTGATCTGGGAGTTTCCTGAACGTTATCTGCCCGTCAACAACGAAATCGGTGACGCCGACCCGCAGTGGGTTGCGCAGCTTAAAAAAGCCGGTTCGCGCCAACAGAACATGGCACTGAATACACCCGCTAAACACCAAAAATCCGAGACGCCCGACCGGGCGCAAAACTGA
- a CDS encoding MBOAT family O-acyltransferase, producing the protein MVFSSNVFLFLFLPIFLGLYYWSGQRYRNLLLLLASYVFYAWWRVDFLALFAAVTLWNYWIGLKVGAAGVRTKPAQRWLLLGVAVDLCILGYFKYANFGVDSINVMMKSAGLEPFILTHVLLPIGISFYIFESISYIIDVYRGDTPATRNLIDFAAFVAIFPHLIAGPVLRFRDLADQFNNRTHTLDKFSEGCTRFMQGFIKKVFIADTLAVVADHCFALQNPTTGDAWLGALAYTAQLYFDFSGYSDMAIGLGLMMGFRFMENFKQPYISQSITEFWRRWHISLSTWLRDYLYITLGGNRKGTLTTYRNLFLTMLLGGLWHGANITYIVWGAWHGMWLAIEKAIGLNTAPRSFNVVRWAFTFLLVVMGWVIFRSENLHVAGRMYGAMFSFGEWSLSELNRANLTGLQVATLVVAYATLAFFGLRDFYTNRPAEKAKPADPSLIKAVPGDNPDSIHQPGFTVGQDAAVQPAYWTADWPRYAMRAAVLLLFVASILKLSAQSFSPFLYFQF; encoded by the coding sequence ATGGTTTTCTCGTCCAATGTGTTCCTGTTTCTGTTCTTGCCGATCTTTCTCGGTTTGTATTACTGGAGCGGGCAACGCTATCGCAACCTGCTGCTGCTACTGGCCAGCTATGTGTTCTACGCCTGGTGGCGAGTGGACTTCCTGGCGCTGTTCGCCGCCGTCACGCTGTGGAATTACTGGATCGGCCTCAAGGTCGGTGCGGCCGGCGTGCGCACCAAGCCGGCTCAACGCTGGCTGCTGCTCGGCGTGGCAGTCGACCTGTGCATCCTCGGCTACTTCAAGTACGCCAACTTCGGCGTCGACAGCATCAACGTGATGATGAAGTCGGCGGGCCTGGAGCCGTTCATTCTCACTCACGTGCTGTTGCCGATCGGGATCTCGTTCTACATCTTCGAGTCCATCAGCTACATCATCGACGTGTACCGCGGCGACACCCCGGCCACCCGTAACCTCATCGACTTTGCGGCGTTCGTGGCGATCTTCCCGCACTTGATTGCCGGCCCCGTGTTGCGCTTTCGCGACCTGGCCGACCAGTTCAACAACCGCACGCACACCCTCGACAAATTCTCCGAGGGCTGCACGCGGTTCATGCAGGGTTTCATCAAGAAAGTCTTCATCGCCGACACCCTGGCGGTGGTGGCCGACCATTGCTTTGCCCTGCAAAATCCGACCACGGGCGATGCGTGGCTCGGCGCGCTGGCCTACACCGCGCAGCTGTACTTCGACTTCTCCGGCTACAGCGACATGGCCATTGGTTTGGGCTTGATGATGGGTTTCCGCTTCATGGAAAACTTCAAACAGCCGTACATCAGCCAGTCGATCACCGAGTTCTGGCGCCGCTGGCACATCAGCTTGTCGACCTGGCTGCGTGACTACCTGTACATCACCCTGGGCGGCAACCGTAAAGGCACGCTGACCACCTACCGCAACCTGTTCCTGACCATGCTGCTCGGTGGCCTGTGGCACGGTGCGAACATCACCTACATCGTGTGGGGCGCCTGGCACGGCATGTGGCTGGCGATTGAAAAAGCCATCGGCCTCAACACCGCGCCGCGCAGTTTCAACGTGGTGCGCTGGGCCTTCACCTTCCTGCTGGTGGTGATGGGCTGGGTGATCTTCCGCTCGGAGAACCTGCACGTCGCCGGCCGTATGTACGGTGCGATGTTCAGCTTTGGCGAGTGGTCACTGTCGGAGCTCAACCGCGCCAACCTCACTGGCCTGCAAGTGGCAACCCTGGTGGTGGCGTACGCAACGCTGGCGTTCTTCGGCCTGCGCGACTTCTACACCAACCGCCCTGCCGAGAAAGCCAAGCCGGCCGACCCGAGCCTGATCAAGGCCGTGCCGGGTGACAACCCGGACAGCATCCACCAGCCAGGTTTCACCGTCGGCCAGGACGCCGCCGTGCAACCGGCCTACTGGACCGCTGACTGGCCACGCTACGCCATGCGCGCTGCGGTACTGCTGCTGTTTGTGGCATCGATCTTGAAACTGTCGGCGCAGAGTTTCTCGCCGTTCCTTTACTTCCAATTCTGA
- a CDS encoding mannuronate-specific alginate lyase, with amino-acid sequence MQKLLIPSLLGLAIFAGAANAAAPLRPPQGYFAPIEAFKTGDFKNDCDAMPAPYTGSLQFRSKYEGSDKARSTLNVQSEKAFRDSTADITKLEKDTSKRVMQFMRDGRPQQLECTLNWLTSWAKADALMSKDFNHTGKSMRKWALGSMASAYVRLKFSDSHPLANHQQESQLIEAWFSKMADQVVSDWDNLPLEKTNNHSYWAAWSVMATSVAVNRRDLFDWAVKEYKVGANQVDDQGFLPNELKRQQRALSYHNYALPPLSMIASFALVNGVDLRQENNGALKRLGDKVLAGVKDPEIFEKKNGKEQDMKDLKEDMKFAWLEPFCTLYTCAPDVIERKHGMQPFKTFRLGGDLTKVYDPTHEKGNKGN; translated from the coding sequence ATGCAGAAGTTATTGATTCCATCGTTGCTGGGCCTGGCGATCTTCGCCGGCGCAGCCAACGCCGCCGCCCCGCTGCGTCCGCCTCAGGGCTACTTCGCACCGATCGAAGCGTTCAAGACCGGCGACTTCAAAAATGACTGCGACGCCATGCCGGCGCCGTACACCGGCTCGCTGCAATTTCGCAGCAAGTACGAAGGTTCGGACAAAGCCCGTTCCACCCTGAATGTGCAATCCGAAAAAGCCTTTCGCGACAGCACCGCCGACATCACCAAGCTGGAAAAAGACACCAGCAAGCGCGTGATGCAGTTCATGCGCGACGGTCGCCCGCAGCAGCTGGAATGCACGCTCAATTGGCTTACGAGCTGGGCCAAGGCGGATGCGTTGATGTCCAAGGACTTCAACCACACCGGTAAGTCCATGCGCAAATGGGCGCTGGGCAGCATGGCTTCGGCCTATGTGCGACTGAAGTTCTCCGACTCGCACCCGCTGGCCAACCACCAGCAGGAATCGCAGTTGATCGAAGCCTGGTTCAGCAAAATGGCCGATCAGGTCGTCAGCGATTGGGACAACCTGCCGCTGGAAAAAACCAACAACCACTCCTACTGGGCCGCCTGGTCGGTGATGGCCACGTCCGTCGCCGTCAACCGCCGTGACCTGTTTGATTGGGCGGTGAAGGAATACAAGGTCGGCGCCAACCAGGTCGATGACCAGGGCTTTTTGCCGAATGAATTGAAGCGCCAGCAACGGGCTTTGTCGTACCACAACTACGCACTGCCGCCGCTGTCGATGATCGCCAGTTTTGCCTTGGTCAACGGTGTGGATCTGCGCCAGGAAAACAACGGCGCGTTGAAACGCCTGGGCGACAAAGTGCTGGCCGGGGTCAAAGACCCGGAGATCTTCGAGAAGAAGAACGGTAAAGAGCAGGACATGAAGGACCTCAAGGAGGACATGAAATTCGCCTGGCTTGAGCCCTTCTGCACCCTCTACACCTGCGCCCCGGATGTGATCGAGCGCAAGCACGGCATGCAGCCGTTCAAGACCTTCCGGCTGGGCGGTGACCTGACCAAGGTCTACGACCCGACGCATGAAAAAGGCAACAAAGGCAACTGA